CCCCATGAATTACGCACAATATATACTTTATCATCTTCACTATATCCGCAAATTACCATACTGTGATTGCCACAGCTTTTAGATTCTATTTCTTCATCTGTAGGTCTAAAAACAAAACCACTGTAGCTATTCCCGAATGAATTATATATCTTAAGAGAAATTGCAATAGGATATCCCTCAGATAGAGCCGAAACAAAATCTAAATGTTTAATTTTAACGTTCTCAGCTTTTTTTATAATGTGATTTTTAGCATCTTCATATGCTTCAATATTTGGCTTTTTATAATAATTATCGATGTTATATGGACAAAAATCTTCTAAACAGATGCCTTCCTGTTCTAGACTTTCAATAACAGCGTACACAGAACTACCTTTATCCTCAATGCTTCCATCTTTAGTCCTTACGTTGTAATAAACAAAACGCTCACTTAAGTCGTAATTTTTCTGTTTTGACTTTTTAAGAATATATTCGTAAATTGATGAAATAGCAAAAACAGTACATGCTCCTAATTGTCCCTGATCCTTTATAGGGGTGAAATTATTGCGCATATCCACATTGTTCTTAAGAGTACCTTGTGGTTCGTATGTTTCCTGAAGTGGTTTTTCTTCAATACCTTCTTGCAACTTATAAATGGTATGTCCATATGTAAATCCACCATCAATGAGTCTTTTTTTGCTTTGTTCTTCATTTTCGAGTTGAAGAGACTGTGATTCTAGTTCTTTGCTCTTTTGGCGAATATAATTTGTTGATTCTCGCATGGTTGATCGCAAATATTTCATTCCATCTAATGGAAGATAGATTTTTCCGAATTCATCATGTGGAGTCTCTAGTACGGCAGGAATATATGTTATTTCTCCATTTTTATTCTTTTCTTCTTTAACATGTCTATTATTCTCTTCTATGTATATTCCAAGTGCTTCGCTGTAACAATCATCAAGAATTAGCTGGTCTTTATTAAACTGATTCCCTTTTAATAATTCATCATCTTCTCCTAATAATTGAGCCATAGCCGCTTGTTTTTCAGGTAAAGATAATGCTTCCTCTTTTATAAATGATTGAAAATCTTCCGTTAATTCCTCTATTTTTTTATCTAACTTAGGCGTAATTTCTGTTATAATCTGAACGTGACTTTTTCCTTTTTTTATTAGAGGTTCGACTTCTTCTATATAAAATTCTGAAAAAAGGTTTGTGTGCCCACTTAATTGCTTTTGCACTATTTCAGACATTTTGTTTACATCTACTTCTTTTTGCGTTACATTTTCTCGTTCTAAAACATGTAAGTAAGCTCTCCGAAGAAGGTAATTTACAAAATAAAATTTGTCTAAGTTTAAAACAGAAAAGCCAAAAGCTGTTATGTCTTCACGATCAAATTCTTGCGATTGCGGGAATAATGTTGCGTAGTTTTCAACGCAAAGCAATGAAAATTCTCCAATAATTCGAATGAATGATTCATGGTCTAAGTTTAACGCAACACCTTGTGAATTGCAATTTTGAATTAAAATGAAGCGATGTAAACTTTGAGATTTGAATGCCACAATTTCTTTGGATACAGTTTTCACACTGTTCAAGTGCTCTTCATAGGAAAAAGGCAGTCTTTCTAAATCTTCTTTTTTGCAAAATAGAAAGTCTAAATCAGCAGCAAATCCTATTATATCAATGGAGTAAGATTGTCGAATTGCACCAATTTGCTCAATGATTCTTTTAGCTTCTTTCCAAAGATTTTCTTTGTAAAGAGGCAAGTATATGCATAAATGTAATTTTACGCTATCACCTTGATTATTAATGGTGATAGTGTTGTCGTACAATGATGCAAAATAATGTTTAACCTCTTCATCGTTATTTACCGATTGAGGATGAGAAGATAAAACTTGATAACGTTCATCTATTTCAGAAATGAATTCTGTATTATCGGAGATTATTTTCTCAGTTATAATTTTAGCTACCCATTTATTATCTGAGAAGTCCCAATTAATGACATTGAAATAAGGTTTAGCTTTATCTTCTCCATATTTCGCTCCATACTTTTTTAAATCGATACTGGCACGTTCTAGTCCAGACCCCATTAGCAAATGAACAGTGTGTCTCATTATTTAGTATTACAATGCTTTCTTAACAAATTCAAGTTCAGCTGTTATTAATTTACGGATTGGTTCAAATCCTTTGGTTTTAATCTCATCCTTAGTTAGATTGATCTGAGAATATT
This genomic interval from uncultured Bacteroides sp. contains the following:
- a CDS encoding C1 family peptidase, which gives rise to MRHTVHLLMGSGLERASIDLKKYGAKYGEDKAKPYFNVINWDFSDNKWVAKIITEKIISDNTEFISEIDERYQVLSSHPQSVNNDEEVKHYFASLYDNTITINNQGDSVKLHLCIYLPLYKENLWKEAKRIIEQIGAIRQSYSIDIIGFAADLDFLFCKKEDLERLPFSYEEHLNSVKTVSKEIVAFKSQSLHRFILIQNCNSQGVALNLDHESFIRIIGEFSLLCVENYATLFPQSQEFDREDITAFGFSVLNLDKFYFVNYLLRRAYLHVLERENVTQKEVDVNKMSEIVQKQLSGHTNLFSEFYIEEVEPLIKKGKSHVQIITEITPKLDKKIEELTEDFQSFIKEEALSLPEKQAAMAQLLGEDDELLKGNQFNKDQLILDDCYSEALGIYIEENNRHVKEEKNKNGEITYIPAVLETPHDEFGKIYLPLDGMKYLRSTMRESTNYIRQKSKELESQSLQLENEEQSKKRLIDGGFTYGHTIYKLQEGIEEKPLQETYEPQGTLKNNVDMRNNFTPIKDQGQLGACTVFAISSIYEYILKKSKQKNYDLSERFVYYNVRTKDGSIEDKGSSVYAVIESLEQEGICLEDFCPYNIDNYYKKPNIEAYEDAKNHIIKKAENVKIKHLDFVSALSEGYPIAISLKIYNSFGNSYSGFVFRPTDEEIESKSCGNHSMVICGYSEDDKVYIVRNSWGKEFGECGYCYIPFSYIEDEQFINSACIITSINNDEETKGIQEHTVVSFNKTDANIRYSIIRVLIDEEKQLLAKRNKDYAELRSGYEQLVQTLGNNSKRSKIYELGNDRLINEEKEIQKEQKDFIDKERPKALEDFQNKSNARYILYGGFITFIALIWGFCCYFIENWYANDWNWILMSLTGITAVLLSLYISQRKHYFRKLKEELDEIYKGKEVQIRKKREEQYVIQLRFHIAGMIIDRLSLLQNELAQKYLAIKSYEANLSAWYNEESRKLEKMDSIIKNPFIPLLSNSILDKYFDDNKDDITSNIHLYEYLNGYKLDNDTIRQYKVKIRNIMIDKLLAGLDNFTVYNHINNKTIYPYLDKEYASIEKLLPLLDAKSDYFLQTQFSSVSAQPTLSRLIFIHTDQQNEKTEWNQNYPKYFQTKPIAENFESVFKLVVVQKCDIKAKDVKILN